A genomic window from Pseudocitrobacter corydidari includes:
- a CDS encoding DUF2770 family protein translates to MQRLYHYLVNNLREHFMIYVALCLLLALIDLIWIFFA, encoded by the coding sequence ATGCAGCGTCTATATCACTACCTGGTCAACAACCTGCGCGAACACTTTATGATTTACGTCGCGCTCTGTCTGCTGCTGGCCCTGATCGATCTAATCTGGATTTTCTTCGCCTGA
- a CDS encoding rhodanese-related sulfurtransferase — protein sequence MPVLHNRISNETLKAQMLAETEPRTTISFYKYFTIVNPKATRDALYLALSELKVFGRIYLAHEGINAQISVPASNVDALRELLYGFDPALDGLRFNIALDDDGKSFWVLRMKVRDRIVADGIDDPSFDANDVGAYLKAAEVNAMLDDPDAVFIDMRNHYEYEVGHFERAMEIPADTFRDQLPKAVEMMQEHKDKKIVMYCTGGIRCEKASAWMKHNGFKQVWHIEGGIIEYARRAREQGLPVRFIGKNFVFDERMGERISDEVIAHCHQCGTACDSHTNCLNDGCHLLFIQCPTCAEKYDGCCSEACQEEHKLPEEEQRKRRAGRENGNKIFNKSRGRLNTKLGIPDPQ from the coding sequence ATGCCAGTGTTACATAACCGCATATCGAATGAGACATTGAAGGCGCAGATGCTCGCTGAAACCGAGCCGCGTACGACAATCTCATTCTATAAGTATTTCACCATCGTTAACCCGAAAGCGACCCGTGATGCCCTTTACCTCGCACTTTCCGAACTGAAAGTGTTTGGTCGCATCTATCTGGCCCATGAAGGGATCAACGCGCAGATTAGCGTTCCTGCAAGCAATGTCGATGCACTGCGTGAGCTTTTGTACGGTTTTGACCCTGCGCTGGACGGGCTGCGCTTTAACATCGCGCTGGATGACGACGGCAAATCGTTCTGGGTGCTACGCATGAAAGTCCGCGACCGCATTGTGGCGGACGGCATTGATGATCCCTCGTTTGATGCGAACGATGTCGGCGCTTACTTAAAAGCGGCGGAAGTGAACGCAATGCTGGACGACCCGGATGCGGTGTTCATCGATATGCGCAACCACTATGAGTATGAAGTCGGCCATTTCGAACGCGCCATGGAGATCCCGGCAGATACGTTCCGCGATCAGCTACCGAAAGCCGTCGAGATGATGCAGGAACATAAAGACAAGAAGATTGTGATGTACTGCACCGGGGGAATTCGCTGCGAAAAAGCGAGCGCCTGGATGAAACACAACGGGTTTAAGCAGGTGTGGCATATTGAGGGCGGCATTATTGAATATGCCCGCCGCGCGCGTGAGCAGGGACTACCGGTGCGCTTTATCGGCAAGAACTTTGTTTTTGACGAGCGGATGGGGGAGCGTATTTCCGATGAGGTGATTGCCCACTGTCACCAGTGCGGGACGGCTTGCGATAGTCACACCAATTGTCTGAACGACGGCTGCCATCTGCTCTTCATTCAGTGCCCGACCTGCGCAGAGAAATATGACGGCTGCTGTAGCGAAGCCTGCCAGGAAGAGCACAAACTGCCGGAAGAAGAGCAGCGTAAACGCCGCGCCGGACGTGAAAATGGCAACAAGATTTTCAATAAATCACGCGGGCGGCTGAATACTAAACTGGGTATTCCTGATCCTCAGTGA
- a CDS encoding Kdo(2)-lipid IV(A) acyltransferase produces MTQLPKFTAALLHPRYWLTWLGIGLLWLIVQLPYPIIYRLGNAIGRVALRFMKRRSQIAYRNLELCFPQMSEAERHQHVVKNFESVGMGLMETGMAWFWPDRRIDRWTDASGLEHISAMQEQKRGILLIGIHFLTLEMGARMFGFFNPGIGVYRPNDNPVIDLLQTWGRMRSNKSMIDRKDLKGMIRALKNGEIVWYAPDHDYGPRASVFAPLFAVEQAATTSGTWMLARMSKASIVPFVPRRKPDGKGYELIILEPELSPPLDDAETTAAWMNKIVEKCIMMAPEQYMWLHRRFKTRPKGMPSRY; encoded by the coding sequence ATGACCCAGTTACCCAAATTTACCGCGGCGTTGCTGCATCCACGTTACTGGCTAACCTGGCTGGGAATTGGCCTGCTGTGGCTGATCGTACAGTTACCCTACCCCATCATTTATCGTCTCGGCAATGCCATTGGTCGCGTGGCGCTGCGTTTTATGAAACGGCGATCCCAAATTGCTTATCGCAATCTCGAATTATGTTTCCCGCAAATGAGTGAAGCCGAGCGTCATCAACATGTGGTGAAGAATTTCGAATCGGTCGGTATGGGCCTGATGGAAACCGGGATGGCGTGGTTCTGGCCCGATCGCCGTATCGATCGCTGGACGGATGCCAGCGGTCTGGAGCATATCTCCGCCATGCAGGAACAGAAACGCGGTATTTTGCTGATCGGTATTCACTTTCTCACGCTCGAAATGGGTGCTCGAATGTTCGGTTTCTTCAACCCGGGCATCGGCGTCTATCGCCCGAATGACAACCCGGTTATCGATTTACTGCAAACCTGGGGGCGGATGCGCTCCAATAAATCGATGATTGACCGGAAAGATTTGAAAGGCATGATCCGTGCACTGAAAAACGGCGAAATCGTCTGGTATGCACCAGACCACGACTACGGCCCGCGCGCCAGCGTCTTTGCGCCGTTGTTTGCCGTTGAGCAAGCCGCTACCACGTCAGGCACCTGGATGCTGGCACGCATGTCGAAAGCCAGTATTGTGCCCTTTGTGCCGCGCCGCAAACCCGACGGCAAAGGCTACGAGTTGATTATCCTTGAGCCGGAACTCTCCCCGCCGCTGGATGATGCAGAAACCACGGCCGCCTGGATGAACAAGATCGTCGAGAAGTGCATCATGATGGCCCCGGAGCAGTATATGTGGCTACACCGCCGCTTCAAGACGCGCCCGAAAGGGATGCCTTCCCGCTACTGA
- the mdtG gene encoding multidrug efflux MFS transporter MdtG, giving the protein MPASDVDAPINWKRNLTIAWLGCFLTGAAFSLVMPFLPLYVEQLGVTGHSELNLWSGIVFSITFLFSAIASPFWGGLADRKGRKIMLLRSALGMAIVMLLMGLAQNIWQFLVLRALLGVLGGFVPNANALIATQVPRNKSGWALGTLSTGGVSGALLGPLAGGLLADSYGLRPVFFITATVLFLCFVLTLLLIREQFTPVNKKEMLHAREVISSLKNPKLVLSLFVTTLIIQVATGSIAPILTLYVRDLAGNVSNIAFISGMIASVPGVAALLSAPRLGKLGDRIGPEKILITALILSVLLLIPMSFVQNPLQLGILRFLLGAADGALLPAVQTLLVYNASNQIAGRVFSYNQSFRDIGNVTGPLIGSAVSASYGFRAVFCITAAVVLCNAIYTGFSLRRRTPAKTVR; this is encoded by the coding sequence ATGCCTGCTTCTGATGTTGATGCTCCCATAAACTGGAAACGTAATCTAACCATCGCCTGGCTTGGCTGCTTTCTGACCGGCGCGGCATTCAGCCTGGTGATGCCTTTTCTTCCTCTGTACGTCGAGCAACTTGGCGTGACCGGCCACAGTGAACTTAATCTGTGGTCAGGGATTGTCTTCAGTATTACGTTCCTGTTTTCCGCCATTGCTTCGCCCTTCTGGGGCGGTCTGGCCGATCGAAAAGGCCGAAAAATCATGCTGCTGCGCTCGGCGCTGGGAATGGCTATCGTCATGCTGCTGATGGGTCTGGCGCAGAATATCTGGCAATTTTTAGTGCTGCGCGCGCTGCTGGGTGTGCTGGGCGGTTTTGTGCCCAATGCCAATGCGCTGATTGCCACCCAGGTACCACGAAATAAAAGCGGCTGGGCGTTGGGGACACTCTCAACGGGTGGCGTCAGCGGTGCGCTCCTCGGGCCGCTGGCAGGCGGTTTGCTGGCGGATAGCTACGGTTTACGACCCGTCTTTTTCATTACCGCCACGGTGCTGTTCCTGTGCTTTGTATTGACCTTGCTGCTGATTCGCGAACAGTTCACCCCGGTAAATAAAAAAGAGATGCTTCACGCCCGTGAGGTAATAAGCTCGCTGAAGAACCCCAAACTGGTGCTCAGCCTGTTTGTCACCACCCTGATTATTCAGGTCGCCACCGGCTCTATTGCGCCGATCCTGACGCTTTACGTGCGCGATCTCGCAGGCAACGTCAGCAACATTGCGTTTATCAGCGGGATGATTGCCTCCGTACCCGGCGTCGCCGCGCTGCTGAGCGCGCCAAGGCTTGGCAAACTGGGCGACAGAATTGGCCCGGAAAAGATTCTTATCACCGCGCTGATCCTCTCCGTGCTGCTGTTGATCCCCATGTCTTTTGTACAAAACCCGTTGCAGCTTGGCATCCTGCGTTTTCTGCTCGGCGCCGCCGATGGCGCCCTGCTGCCCGCGGTGCAAACGCTGCTGGTGTATAACGCCAGCAACCAGATTGCCGGGCGGGTGTTCAGCTATAACCAGTCGTTTCGCGATATTGGCAACGTGACCGGACCACTGATTGGCTCGGCGGTGTCGGCGAGCTACGGTTTTCGCGCGGTCTTCTGCATTACCGCCGCGGTGGTGTTGTGCAATGCGATCTATACCGGCTTTAGCCTGCGTCGTCGCACCCCGGCTAAGACAGTCAGGTGA
- a CDS encoding MysB family protein → MTMYATLEEAIDAAREEFLADNPSIEESDADVQQLNIQKYVLQDGDIMWQAEFFADDSEEGECLPVLSGEAAQSVFDGDYDEIELRQEWLEENTLHEWDEGEFQLEPSLDTEEGQAAADEWDER, encoded by the coding sequence ATGACTATGTATGCCACGCTTGAAGAAGCTATTGACGCGGCGCGAGAAGAGTTCCTCGCCGATAACCCCTCCATTGAAGAGAGCGATGCGGATGTTCAGCAGTTGAATATCCAGAAGTACGTTTTGCAGGATGGCGACATCATGTGGCAGGCAGAATTCTTTGCCGACGACAGCGAAGAAGGCGAGTGCCTGCCGGTGCTGAGTGGGGAAGCGGCCCAGAGCGTCTTTGACGGCGATTATGACGAAATTGAGCTACGCCAGGAGTGGCTGGAAGAGAATACGCTGCATGAATGGGATGAGGGCGAATTTCAGCTCGAACCCTCGCTGGATACCGAGGAGGGCCAGGCTGCGGCAGATGAGTGGGATGAGCGCTGA
- a CDS encoding YceK/YidQ family lipoprotein — MKFVLVIAMTLLLSGCGSVISRTIPGQGHGNQYYPGVQWDLRDSAWRWLTIIDLPFSLIFDTLLLPIDASHGPYE, encoded by the coding sequence ATGAAATTCGTACTGGTTATCGCCATGACGCTGTTACTGAGCGGATGCGGCAGCGTTATCAGCCGCACCATTCCCGGCCAGGGACACGGAAACCAATACTATCCAGGCGTGCAGTGGGACCTGCGTGATTCCGCGTGGCGTTGGCTGACGATAATTGACCTGCCATTTTCGCTGATCTTCGATACGCTCCTGTTGCCTATCGACGCCAGCCACGGCCCTTACGAATAA
- the mdoH gene encoding glucans biosynthesis glucosyltransferase MdoH: MNKTTKYIDALSLTEAEKSALPDSSLRAVHEALDTEHQTFERDDDTPLASVKARLEQNWPDSLAGDQLIKDDEGRTQLQAMPKAKRSSMFPDPWRTNPIGRFWDRLRGRDVTPRYVSRLTKEEQEHEQKWRTTGSIRRYILLILTLAQTVVATWYMKTILPYQGWAFINPIDMVGQDLWVSFMQLLPYLLQSGILVLFAVLFCWVSAGFWTALMGFLQLLIGRDKYSISASTVGDEALNPEHRTALIMPICNEDVDRVFAGLRATWESVKATGQQKHFDVYILSDSYNPDICVAEQKAWMELIAEVQGEGQIFYRRRRRRVKRKSGNIDDFCRRWGSEYSYMVVLDADSVMSGECLTNLVRLMEANPNAGIIQSSPRASGMDTLYARCQQFATRVYGPLFTAGLHFWQLGESHYWGHNAIIRVKPFIEHCALAPLPGDGNFAGSILSHDFVEAALMRRAGWGVWIAYDLPGSYEELPPNLLDELKRDRRWCQGNLMNFRLFLVKGMHPVHRAVFLTGVMSYLSAPLWFLFLALSTALQVVHALTEPQYFLQPRQLFPVWPQWRPELAIALFASTMVLLFLPKLLSIILVWCKGPKEYGGFIRVTISLLLEVLFSVLLAPVRMLFHTVFVVSAFLGWEVVWNSPQRDDDSTPWGEAFMRHGSQLLLGLVWAVGMAWLDLRFLFWLAPIVFSLILSPFVSVISSRSTIGLRTKRWKLFLIPEEYNTPKVLADTDAYLQLNRNRTLEDGFMHAVFNPSYNALATAMATARHRASHVLEIARDRHVEQALNETPDKLNRDRRLVLLSDPVTMARMHYRVWAAPEKYTSWVDEYSKLAINPLAMKAK, encoded by the coding sequence ATGAATAAGACAACGAAGTACATTGACGCGCTGTCGCTCACGGAGGCTGAAAAATCGGCGCTGCCCGATTCCAGCCTGCGTGCCGTGCACGAAGCGCTGGATACCGAGCATCAAACGTTTGAACGCGATGACGATACCCCACTCGCATCCGTGAAAGCGCGTCTTGAGCAAAACTGGCCAGACTCTCTGGCCGGTGACCAGCTCATCAAAGATGACGAAGGCCGCACCCAGCTTCAGGCAATGCCGAAAGCGAAGCGTTCTTCCATGTTCCCGGACCCATGGCGTACCAACCCAATTGGTCGCTTCTGGGATCGCCTGCGCGGTCGTGATGTTACCCCGCGCTATGTCTCTCGTCTGACGAAAGAAGAGCAGGAGCACGAGCAAAAATGGCGTACGACGGGTTCTATCCGCCGTTACATTTTGCTTATCCTGACGCTGGCGCAGACGGTGGTGGCGACCTGGTACATGAAAACCATCCTGCCGTATCAGGGCTGGGCATTTATTAACCCGATTGATATGGTTGGCCAGGACCTGTGGGTCTCCTTTATGCAGCTGCTGCCGTATCTGCTGCAAAGTGGCATCCTGGTGTTGTTTGCCGTGCTGTTCTGTTGGGTCTCTGCCGGTTTCTGGACCGCGCTGATGGGCTTCCTGCAACTGCTGATTGGCCGGGATAAATACAGTATTTCCGCGTCCACGGTGGGCGATGAAGCGCTGAACCCGGAACATCGCACCGCGCTTATCATGCCTATCTGTAACGAGGACGTCGATCGCGTCTTCGCGGGCCTGCGCGCGACCTGGGAATCCGTGAAAGCCACCGGTCAGCAGAAACACTTCGATGTGTACATTCTGAGCGACAGCTACAACCCGGATATCTGCGTTGCTGAACAGAAAGCGTGGATGGAGCTGATTGCCGAAGTGCAGGGCGAAGGGCAGATCTTCTACCGTCGTCGTCGTCGTCGTGTGAAGCGTAAAAGCGGTAACATCGATGACTTCTGCCGCCGCTGGGGTAGCGAATACAGCTACATGGTGGTGCTGGATGCCGACTCGGTGATGTCGGGTGAGTGCCTGACCAACCTCGTGCGCCTGATGGAAGCGAACCCGAACGCCGGGATCATCCAGTCTTCACCGCGCGCGTCCGGTATGGACACGCTGTATGCCCGTTGTCAGCAGTTCGCCACACGCGTCTATGGCCCGCTGTTTACCGCCGGTCTTCACTTCTGGCAGTTGGGGGAATCCCACTACTGGGGGCATAACGCTATCATCCGCGTGAAACCGTTTATCGAGCACTGTGCGTTAGCGCCGCTGCCGGGTGACGGTAACTTTGCCGGGTCGATTCTGTCGCACGACTTTGTGGAAGCCGCGCTGATGCGTCGTGCAGGGTGGGGCGTGTGGATTGCCTATGACCTGCCGGGCTCCTATGAAGAACTGCCGCCGAACCTGCTCGATGAGCTGAAGCGTGACCGTCGCTGGTGTCAGGGTAACCTGATGAACTTCCGCCTGTTCCTGGTGAAAGGGATGCACCCGGTTCACCGTGCGGTGTTCCTGACCGGCGTAATGTCTTACCTTTCTGCGCCGCTGTGGTTCCTGTTCCTGGCGTTGTCAACGGCGCTTCAGGTGGTGCACGCGCTCACCGAGCCGCAGTACTTCCTGCAACCCCGCCAGCTGTTCCCGGTGTGGCCGCAGTGGCGTCCTGAACTGGCGATTGCGCTGTTTGCGTCAACCATGGTGCTGCTGTTCCTGCCGAAACTGCTCAGTATTATTCTGGTGTGGTGTAAGGGGCCGAAAGAGTACGGCGGCTTTATCCGCGTGACGATTTCTCTGCTGCTGGAAGTGCTGTTCTCCGTGCTGCTGGCACCGGTGCGTATGCTGTTCCACACCGTGTTCGTGGTCAGCGCGTTCCTTGGCTGGGAAGTGGTCTGGAACTCGCCGCAGCGTGATGATGACTCTACCCCGTGGGGCGAAGCGTTTATGCGTCACGGCTCTCAGCTGCTGCTGGGGCTGGTGTGGGCGGTTGGTATGGCATGGCTGGATCTGCGTTTCCTGTTCTGGCTGGCGCCGATCGTCTTCTCGCTGATCCTTTCGCCGTTCGTCTCGGTGATTTCGAGCCGTTCAACGATCGGCCTGCGCACCAAGCGCTGGAAACTGTTCCTGATCCCGGAAGAGTACAACACGCCGAAAGTGCTGGCGGATACGGATGCTTACCTGCAACTGAATCGCAATCGCACGCTGGAAGATGGCTTTATGCACGCGGTGTTTAACCCGTCATATAACGCGCTGGCGACCGCCATGGCAACCGCACGTCACCGTGCCAGCCATGTACTGGAGATTGCGCGCGACCGCCACGTTGAGCAGGCGCTGAACGAAACGCCGGACAAACTTAACCGCGACCGTCGTTTAGTGTTGCTGAGTGACCCGGTTACCATGGCGCGTATGCACTATCGCGTATGGGCTGCGCCTGAGAAATACACATCCTGGGTGGATGAGTATTCGAAACTGGCGATTAACCCGCTGGCGATGAAAGCAAAATAA
- the mdoG gene encoding glucans biosynthesis protein MdoG, which produces MNNKPQMMKMRWIGAAVMLSLCTSSAWAFSIDDVAKQAKSLAGKSYEAPKSNLPSVFREMKYADYQQIQFNHDKAYWSNVKTPFKLEFYHQGMYFDTPVTINEVTATSVRKIKYNPDYFNFGDVQHDKDTVKDLGFAGFKVLYPINSKGKNDEIVSMLGASYFRVLGQGQVYGLSARGLAIDTALPSGEEFPRFREYWIERPKATDKRLTIYALLDSPRATGAYRFAIMPGRDTVVDVQTKIYLRDKVGKLGVAPLTSMFLFGPNQPSQVTNYRPELHDSNGLSIHAGNGEWIWRPLNNPKHLAVSSYATENPQGFGLLQRGRQFSRFEDLDDRYDLRPSAWITPKGDWGKGTVELVEIPTNDETNDNIVAYWTPDQLPEAGKEMNYKYSITFSRDEDKLHAPDSAYVVQTRRSTGDVKQSNLIRQPDGTLAFVVDFTGADMKKLPQDTPVTSQASIGDNGEIVENSVRYNPVTKGWRLTLRVKVKDPKKTTEMRAALVNADQTLSETWSYQLPANE; this is translated from the coding sequence ATGAACAATAAACCACAGATGATGAAAATGCGCTGGATTGGCGCTGCCGTAATGTTGTCCCTGTGTACTTCATCTGCATGGGCGTTTAGCATTGATGACGTTGCAAAGCAGGCGAAATCACTGGCCGGGAAGAGCTATGAAGCGCCGAAGAGCAACCTGCCTTCCGTATTCCGCGAGATGAAATACGCGGACTACCAACAGATTCAGTTCAACCATGATAAGGCCTACTGGAGCAACGTTAAGACCCCATTTAAGCTCGAGTTCTACCACCAGGGTATGTACTTCGACACGCCGGTTACCATTAACGAAGTTACCGCTACGTCCGTACGCAAAATTAAATACAACCCGGACTACTTTAACTTCGGTGATGTACAACACGATAAAGACACCGTAAAAGACCTGGGCTTTGCCGGTTTTAAAGTGCTTTATCCTATTAACAGCAAAGGCAAAAACGACGAAATCGTCAGCATGCTGGGTGCCAGCTACTTCCGTGTCCTGGGCCAGGGGCAGGTGTATGGCTTATCCGCACGTGGTCTTGCTATCGACACCGCTTTACCGTCCGGTGAAGAATTCCCGCGTTTCCGTGAATACTGGATCGAGCGTCCGAAAGCCACCGACAAACGCCTGACCATCTACGCACTGCTGGATTCTCCGCGCGCCACCGGGGCTTACCGTTTTGCCATCATGCCGGGTCGCGACACGGTTGTGGATGTACAAACCAAAATCTATCTGCGTGACAAAGTCGGTAAACTGGGTGTCGCGCCGCTGACCAGTATGTTCCTGTTCGGGCCGAACCAGCCATCGCAGGTCACTAACTATCGCCCGGAACTGCATGACTCTAACGGTCTGTCTATTCACGCGGGCAACGGTGAGTGGATCTGGCGTCCGCTGAATAACCCGAAACATCTGGCCGTCAGCAGCTATGCGACTGAAAATCCACAGGGCTTTGGCCTGCTGCAACGTGGACGTCAGTTCTCCCGCTTTGAAGATCTCGACGATCGTTATGACCTGCGCCCAAGCGCCTGGATCACCCCGAAAGGTGACTGGGGCAAAGGCACCGTTGAACTGGTTGAAATTCCGACCAACGATGAAACCAACGATAACATCGTCGCTTACTGGACGCCGGACCAACTCCCGGAAGCCGGTAAAGAGATGAACTACAAATACAGCATCACCTTCAGCCGTGACGAAGACAAACTGCATGCGCCGGATAGCGCGTATGTCGTGCAGACGCGTCGTTCTACCGGTGATGTGAAACAGTCCAACCTGATTCGTCAACCCGACGGTACGCTGGCCTTCGTGGTTGATTTCACCGGCGCGGACATGAAAAAACTGCCGCAGGATACGCCTGTTACTTCACAAGCCAGCATTGGCGACAACGGTGAAATCGTTGAAAACAGCGTACGTTATAACCCGGTCACTAAAGGCTGGCGCTTGACGTTGCGCGTTAAAGTGAAAGATCCGAAGAAAACCACTGAAATGCGCGCGGCGTTGGTCAACGCTGACCAAACGCTGAGTGAAACCTGGAGCTATCAGCTGCCTGCCAATGAATAA
- the mdoC gene encoding glucans biosynthesis protein MdoC, which yields MNNVPAQREYFLDSIRAWLMLLGIPFHISLIYSSHTWHVNSVEPSWWLTLFNDFIHAFRMQVFFVISGYFSYMLFLRYPLKKWWKVRVERVGIPMLTAIPLLTLPQFLMLQHVKGKTESWHTLSLYDKYNTLVWELVSHLWFLLVLVVLTTLGIWAFKVIKRRQTPGCLDNLTMGKLTVWFLLLGVMYAAIRRTLFIVYPPILSDGLFNFVVMQTLFYIPFFVLGALAFIHPRVKALFTTTSWPCVMAAIAGFIAYRLNQQYGSGDAWMYETESVITMVLGLWMVNVVFSLGHRLLNFQSARVTYFVNASLFIYLVHHPLTLFYGAWITPNISSNIVGFITGLVFVIGCALVLYEIHLRIPLLRFLFSGKPQQKVEKAQPSRG from the coding sequence ATGAATAATGTACCTGCACAGCGCGAGTATTTCCTTGATTCCATCCGCGCATGGCTGATGCTTCTGGGTATCCCTTTTCACATTTCTCTGATTTACTCCAGCCACACCTGGCATGTTAACAGCGTTGAACCCTCATGGTGGCTCACGCTATTTAATGATTTTATTCATGCCTTCCGCATGCAGGTGTTTTTTGTTATCTCCGGCTACTTCTCCTACATGCTATTTTTGCGTTATCCGCTGAAGAAATGGTGGAAAGTGCGCGTAGAGCGCGTCGGGATCCCCATGTTGACCGCGATCCCGCTGCTGACGCTGCCGCAGTTTCTCATGCTGCAACACGTCAAAGGCAAGACGGAAAGCTGGCACACGCTGTCGCTCTATGACAAATATAATACGCTGGTATGGGAACTGGTGTCGCATCTGTGGTTTTTATTGGTTCTTGTGGTGTTGACCACACTTGGCATCTGGGCATTCAAGGTCATTAAACGCCGTCAGACGCCAGGGTGTTTAGATAACCTGACCATGGGAAAACTGACGGTCTGGTTCCTGCTGTTGGGCGTGATGTACGCCGCAATCCGACGCACGCTGTTTATCGTTTACCCGCCAATTCTCAGTGATGGCCTGTTTAACTTTGTGGTGATGCAGACGCTGTTCTATATCCCCTTCTTCGTGCTGGGCGCGCTGGCATTTATTCACCCACGCGTGAAAGCGCTGTTTACCACCACCTCCTGGCCGTGCGTGATGGCTGCCATTGCCGGTTTCATCGCCTATCGTCTGAATCAACAATATGGTTCCGGCGATGCGTGGATGTATGAAACCGAGTCGGTGATCACTATGGTGCTGGGTCTGTGGATGGTTAATGTGGTGTTCTCGCTGGGCCACCGCCTGCTGAATTTCCAGTCTGCGCGCGTCACTTACTTCGTGAACGCCTCGCTGTTTATCTATCTGGTGCACCATCCGCTGACGCTGTTTTATGGCGCGTGGATCACGCCGAATATTAGCTCCAATATCGTGGGCTTTATTACCGGGCTGGTCTTTGTGATTGGCTGTGCGCTGGTGCTGTACGAGATCCACCTGCGTATTCCGTTACTGCGTTTCCTGTTCTCAGGTAAACCGCAGCAGAAGGTTGAAAAAGCGCAGCCTTCACGCGGCTAA
- the ymdB gene encoding O-acetyl-ADP-ribose deacetylase → MTARIQVLQGDITQLDVDVIVNAANPSLMGGGGVDGAIHRAAGPALEEACAVVRQQQGTCPPGHAVITHAGNLKAKAVIHTVGPVWKGGDAHEASLLEQAYRNSLQLALDNGYQSVAFPAISTGVYGYPKPAAAEIAFHTVERFLTFHRTPEKVWFVCYDEENARLYKRLLSQQGDDVDA, encoded by the coding sequence ATGACAGCACGTATTCAGGTGTTGCAGGGAGATATCACCCAACTTGACGTGGATGTGATCGTCAATGCGGCAAACCCATCTCTGATGGGTGGTGGCGGCGTTGATGGTGCCATTCACCGTGCCGCAGGCCCGGCGTTAGAAGAAGCCTGTGCGGTCGTGCGTCAGCAACAAGGGACGTGCCCGCCGGGTCATGCTGTGATTACCCACGCGGGTAATCTGAAGGCGAAGGCGGTTATCCATACTGTCGGGCCGGTATGGAAAGGCGGCGATGCGCACGAAGCCTCGCTGCTGGAGCAGGCCTATCGTAACAGCTTGCAGCTGGCGCTGGATAACGGCTATCAGAGCGTTGCGTTTCCGGCGATTTCGACCGGTGTTTACGGCTACCCGAAACCCGCCGCCGCAGAAATCGCTTTCCATACGGTTGAGCGTTTTCTGACGTTTCACCGCACGCCGGAGAAAGTCTGGTTTGTCTGTTATGACGAAGAGAACGCCCGGCTGTATAAACGTTTATTAAGCCAGCAGGGCGACGACGTCGACGCATAA
- the csgC gene encoding curli assembly chaperone CsgC: MTGLILAAMVIGTLSFDAKREGDQVTVIPMVTLPLECQCEVSMETERQGASGSSRSRQKSVLVIQARRPQALATLILTPSPGDNVVVTVHVSDGRNIDLTETWTLDPQKT, encoded by the coding sequence ATGACCGGTCTCATTCTTGCTGCAATGGTTATTGGAACGCTGAGCTTTGACGCGAAAAGAGAGGGCGATCAGGTCACCGTGATCCCCATGGTGACGCTGCCCCTAGAGTGCCAGTGTGAAGTCAGTATGGAAACCGAACGGCAGGGCGCATCGGGGTCGAGCCGAAGCCGACAAAAAAGTGTGCTGGTAATACAGGCGCGCAGACCCCAGGCGCTGGCAACGCTAATTTTGACACCTTCGCCGGGCGACAATGTGGTGGTGACGGTTCATGTGTCTGATGGCCGCAATATCGATCTCACAGAAACCTGGACCCTTGACCCACAAAAAACCTGA